The Mesorhizobium loti DNA segment ATGCTGAGCGATCTGGTTGGCAAGATCCTCGACAAGTTGTCGGGCACCAGTCTGCTGGCGACCGGGCTCTTGCTGCTGACGGCCCTTGTCAGCGCGCTCATAGCCTATTGGCGCGCGGTCGAGGAGAAGAGCTGGAAGGAGTTCTTTGAGTTCGTCGTCCCCCATGAGGTCATCGCCCATCCCTCGGCGAAGGCCGACCTGATGTTCTGGGTGACGAAGAAGGCCTTGATGCCCTTCCTGATGCTGCCCGCCGGAATTGTCTTCGTCTCGGCGGTGGGCTACGGCACCAACTGGCTGTTTTCGACACTGTTCCAGTTCCAGCCGCCGCTGATCGAGGGACCGGCAGGGCCGGTGACGGTGCTGATCTTCACCATCACCATGCTGCTCGCCTACGACATTTCCTATTATCTCTATCACGTCGCCCAGCATCGCTACCCCGTGCTTTGGGAATTGCACAAGGTGCATCACTCGGCCGAGGTGATGGTCGGCATCACCAAGGACCGGGTCCATCCGCTCGACGAGCTGATGAACCGGGCCTGGGACGGCGTCATCGTCGGCGTCTGCTTCGGCATCTGGTCGCTGATTTCGCTGAACCTCGTCGAGCTGACCGTCTTTGGCGTCAACGTCTATGTCATGCGCAACATCCTGATGATGGATTTCGTCAGGCACACGCATTTCAAGATCTCGTTCGGGCCGCTCAACAATGTGATCCTGTGTCCTCATTGGCACCAGCTGCATCACAGCACCGATCCACGCCACTATGACAAGAATTTCGGCCTGCTCTTCTCGTTCTGGGACCGGCTCTTCGGAACATTGTGCGTGCCGAGGCCCGACGAGGACTTCAAGTTCGGATTGGTCGATCGCGATGTGCGCGACTACCAGTCGCTCGCCGGCCTCTATGTCATGCCGCTTAAGCGGATGTGGGGACATATCGCCAGGCGCATCCG contains these protein-coding regions:
- a CDS encoding fatty acid hydroxylase, which gives rise to MLSDLVGKILDKLSGTSLLATGLLLLTALVSALIAYWRAVEEKSWKEFFEFVVPHEVIAHPSAKADLMFWVTKKALMPFLMLPAGIVFVSAVGYGTNWLFSTLFQFQPPLIEGPAGPVTVLIFTITMLLAYDISYYLYHVAQHRYPVLWELHKVHHSAEVMVGITKDRVHPLDELMNRAWDGVIVGVCFGIWSLISLNLVELTVFGVNVYVMRNILMMDFVRHTHFKISFGPLNNVILCPHWHQLHHSTDPRHYDKNFGLLFSFWDRLFGTLCVPRPDEDFKFGLVDRDVRDYQSLAGLYVMPLKRMWGHIARRIRRAKPRTTQSSEEGTRP